The following proteins come from a genomic window of Deltaproteobacteria bacterium:
- a CDS encoding DUF3343 domain-containing protein translates to MNSMMGELLTVFPTTHLTLTAEKVFGNAGLNHRTIMKPRRISSDCGLAIRLDLSQLDQARELVQSSGCLPATFYQSVSGGWKPILHLEIPEGGN, encoded by the coding sequence GTGAACTCCATGATGGGGGAGTTGCTGACGGTTTTCCCCACCACCCATCTGACCTTGACCGCGGAGAAGGTATTTGGGAACGCAGGGTTGAATCACCGCACGATCATGAAACCCAGGAGAATAAGCAGTGATTGCGGCCTCGCAATCCGTCTTGATCTTTCGCAGTTGGATCAGGCCCGCGAATTGGTTCAAAGCTCCGGTTGCCTTCCGGCGACTTTCTATCAATCCGTATCGGGCGGATGGAAGCCGATTCTCCATCTTGAAATCCCGGAGGGTGGGAACTGA
- a CDS encoding PqqD family peptide modification chaperone, which translates to MGKLMRNPSVNWRVETHREEKALEILLDPEREGEDGEAGTVGTVTLLSDGVMHQLNLIGGEIWKLCDGSRDRNGILDSLLQIFAADRQTVKEDLDEFLSDMINRGLIHECEER; encoded by the coding sequence TTGGGTAAATTAATGCGAAATCCATCCGTGAACTGGAGGGTTGAGACCCATCGTGAGGAGAAGGCCCTTGAGATACTTCTGGACCCGGAAAGGGAGGGGGAGGACGGCGAAGCCGGCACGGTCGGTACGGTCACCCTTCTTAGCGATGGCGTCATGCACCAGCTTAACCTTATAGGTGGAGAGATCTGGAAGCTGTGCGACGGCAGTCGCGATCGGAATGGCATCCTCGATTCTCTCCTGCAGATCTTCGCGGCCGACAGGCAGACCGTAAAGGAAGACCTGGACGAATTTCTGAGCGACATGATCAACAGGGGACTGATCCATGAATGTGAAGAGAGATAG
- the pilB gene encoding type IV-A pilus assembly ATPase PilB produces MSAARLGEMLVRAKLIDEEQLKQALEEQSKSGGRLGYNLAKLDILSEADVVAFLSKQYGVPSINLAEFEIEPSILKLIPGKTAKKYQLIPISRTGGTLTLAMADPTNVFALDDIKFMTGYNVEPVVASETAIEDAIMKYYESSGFGTGKAQIDSTDYNLDDADYSGFDGEMEAGPLLDVEEFDNLVQGAVDDVEVIEDEPDILTGEVDAPIVKLVNGFLIKAYKMKVSDVHVEPYEKVMRIRYRLDGVCKTMMNLPLKIRNAVISRIKIMSKLDIAERRLPQDGRIKMKLGRRAEVDFRVSVLPTLFGEKIVLRLLDKSNLQLDMTKLGFEEGSLAHFKEAIHKPFGMVLVTGPTGSGKTTTLYSALAELNTEDVNIMTAEDPVEFNLMGINQVQMHDEIGLNFAAALRSFLRQDPDIILVGEIRDYETAEIGIKAALTGHMVLSTLHTNDAPSTINRLLNMGIEPFLVASSVIMVVAQRLARRVCESCKQVVEVPEKALIDIGFSPGEAKGITCYKGEGCTACGGTGYKGRIALYEVMAVDDDIKDVILKGGTTFEIKDAAIRAGMLTLRRSGLTKIKEGVTTIEEVLRVTFGD; encoded by the coding sequence ATGTCTGCAGCCAGGCTGGGAGAGATGCTCGTAAGGGCCAAACTGATCGATGAGGAGCAGCTCAAACAGGCTCTCGAGGAACAGAGCAAATCCGGTGGCAGGCTTGGCTACAACCTCGCCAAGCTTGATATCCTGAGCGAGGCTGACGTTGTCGCTTTTCTGAGCAAGCAATACGGGGTGCCTTCCATTAATCTTGCCGAGTTCGAGATCGAGCCCAGCATTCTCAAGCTTATTCCCGGGAAAACGGCCAAAAAATACCAGTTGATTCCCATCAGCCGCACCGGTGGGACACTGACCCTCGCCATGGCCGATCCGACCAATGTCTTTGCCCTCGATGATATCAAATTCATGACCGGATACAACGTCGAGCCGGTGGTCGCCTCCGAGACGGCCATCGAGGATGCGATAATGAAGTACTATGAATCGAGCGGATTCGGGACGGGGAAGGCCCAGATCGATTCAACGGATTATAACCTTGATGATGCGGACTACAGCGGATTCGACGGGGAAATGGAGGCCGGGCCGCTTCTGGACGTTGAAGAGTTCGACAACCTTGTACAGGGCGCTGTTGACGATGTGGAGGTTATTGAGGACGAACCGGACATACTGACCGGTGAGGTGGATGCTCCCATCGTCAAGCTGGTAAACGGCTTCCTGATCAAAGCCTACAAGATGAAGGTCAGCGACGTCCATGTTGAACCGTATGAAAAAGTCATGAGAATTCGTTACCGGCTCGATGGTGTCTGCAAGACCATGATGAACCTGCCGCTGAAGATTCGCAATGCGGTGATTTCCAGGATAAAAATCATGTCGAAGCTGGATATCGCGGAGAGACGGTTGCCCCAGGACGGCCGGATCAAGATGAAGCTTGGGCGCAGAGCCGAGGTCGACTTCAGAGTTTCCGTTCTCCCCACCCTTTTCGGGGAAAAGATCGTTCTCCGGCTGTTAGACAAGTCCAACCTTCAGCTCGACATGACCAAGCTTGGTTTCGAGGAGGGATCCCTTGCCCATTTCAAGGAGGCCATCCACAAACCGTTCGGTATGGTTCTGGTGACCGGTCCAACCGGCAGTGGTAAAACCACCACCCTCTATTCGGCTTTGGCTGAGCTCAATACCGAGGACGTGAATATCATGACGGCCGAGGACCCCGTCGAGTTCAACCTCATGGGGATCAATCAGGTCCAGATGCACGACGAAATCGGTCTGAATTTCGCTGCGGCCCTCCGCTCTTTCCTCCGGCAGGACCCTGACATCATTCTCGTGGGTGAGATCAGGGATTACGAGACCGCCGAGATAGGAATCAAGGCCGCCCTCACGGGGCATATGGTTCTCTCGACCCTTCACACAAATGACGCGCCATCTACGATCAACAGGCTCCTTAACATGGGCATCGAACCGTTTTTGGTTGCCTCGTCCGTCATTATGGTAGTGGCACAGAGACTTGCCCGCCGCGTCTGCGAGTCCTGCAAGCAGGTGGTCGAAGTGCCGGAGAAGGCACTGATTGACATAGGGTTCTCCCCCGGGGAGGCCAAGGGGATTACCTGTTACAAGGGCGAGGGATGTACGGCCTGTGGCGGGACGGGGTACAAGGGAAGGATCGCCCTCTACGAGGTCATGGCCGTGGACGATGATATAAAGGATGTTATCCTGAAGGGCGGAACGACCTTCGAGATCAAGGACGCGGCGATCCGCGCCGGGATGTTGACCCTCAGGAGGAGCGGACTTACGAAGATCAAGGAAGGAGTCACCACCATCGAGGAGGTCCTCAGGGTGACCTTTGGAGACTAA
- a CDS encoding aminotransferase class V-fold PLP-dependent enzyme: MKKRTIYLNNAATTWPKPRCVVEAVLRAMEDLAGTPGRAVTSGLECERAIFHAREEAARFIGASDSSRVIFTPNATAALNLAITGLLKEGDHVVTTSMDHNSVARPLKRAADEKGVEVRRLELSPAGTMEAAGIMDMISPNTRLIVLTEASNVTGSIQPVREVAGAVRAMGENRPLILVDAAQTAGVLPINVEEDGVDLLAVPGHKSLYGPQGTGFLYIAPGVSLDPLMEGGTGGRSELTRQPESLPDRFESGTPNTPGIVALGKALKFLSDRGLEKIREEEIRLMDILMDGLTGIRGVALFGPHDPMKRVGVLSFNVEGMDPAEVGSFLETTRGIILRVGLHCSPHSHRTIGTFPEGTVRISTGIFNTEGEIIELVQGVKDLLRARG, from the coding sequence TTGAAAAAGCGTACGATCTATCTTAACAACGCGGCGACGACATGGCCCAAACCCAGGTGCGTTGTCGAGGCGGTGCTCCGGGCCATGGAGGATCTGGCTGGGACCCCCGGCAGGGCCGTTACCAGTGGTCTGGAGTGCGAGAGGGCAATATTTCACGCACGGGAGGAGGCGGCACGGTTCATCGGCGCCTCGGACAGTTCCCGGGTGATCTTCACCCCCAACGCCACGGCGGCGCTGAACCTTGCCATTACCGGTCTTCTCAAAGAGGGAGACCATGTTGTAACCACTTCCATGGACCATAATTCCGTGGCCCGGCCTCTTAAACGCGCGGCCGATGAAAAAGGTGTTGAGGTCCGACGTCTTGAATTGTCCCCCGCAGGAACCATGGAGGCTGCGGGGATCATGGACATGATTTCCCCGAATACGCGTCTTATCGTTCTTACGGAGGCCTCCAACGTCACCGGAAGTATCCAACCCGTCAGGGAGGTCGCCGGAGCTGTCCGGGCCATGGGAGAGAATCGCCCTCTGATCCTGGTTGACGCTGCGCAAACCGCGGGCGTATTGCCTATAAATGTGGAAGAGGATGGTGTTGACCTTCTCGCCGTGCCGGGGCACAAGTCCCTGTACGGGCCTCAGGGAACCGGGTTCCTGTACATTGCCCCCGGCGTTTCCCTGGACCCTCTCATGGAGGGAGGTACCGGGGGCCGGTCGGAGCTGACGCGTCAGCCGGAATCCCTCCCCGACAGGTTCGAGAGCGGCACGCCGAATACTCCCGGTATCGTCGCCCTCGGTAAAGCGTTGAAATTCCTATCGGACAGGGGGTTGGAGAAAATCAGGGAGGAGGAGATCAGGCTCATGGATATCCTGATGGACGGCCTGACCGGCATCAGGGGCGTCGCGCTGTTCGGTCCCCATGACCCCATGAAACGGGTCGGTGTCCTCTCCTTTAATGTGGAGGGAATGGATCCTGCCGAGGTCGGCTCATTTCTGGAAACGACGAGGGGCATTATTCTACGGGTCGGGCTTCACTGTTCACCACATTCGCACAGGACCATTGGAACCTTTCCGGAAGGCACCGTCAGGATCAGCACCGGGATATTTAATACCGAGGGCGAAATTATTGAGCTGGTTCAGGGGGTCAAGGATCTCCTGAGGGCCAGGGGATGA
- a CDS encoding GeoRSP system radical SAM/SPASM protein, translating to MNVKRDSDVLSAPLTVNWSLSYRCNFNCRHCYSRNQAQTSLSLEGILPVLDLLRKKGVVYVNFGGGEPLLYPNLFEVVSHASTAGLKVAMNSNGYLLDAAAAARIASTGFSSVGISMDSPRREVHDRFRNQEGSFDRAAAALRHLRSAGVRTTVSCVINRGNMEDWEGMIPICRELGASTLYLHNYKCMGTGLVNMGELDLSPDEWGRFYRHALEIQGEVDDVALSFDDPIMASLTGYAQENAVPGSTCGKLSLHLEPNGDITPCGFIPIVIGNILSDDFDEIWFHSPVLEKMRYKNPQGKCDGCSSYESCLGGCSARSFSLAGDFDHPDPHCWVKGAGNGD from the coding sequence ATGAATGTGAAGAGAGATAGCGACGTCCTCTCGGCGCCCCTGACGGTCAACTGGTCCCTTTCCTACAGGTGCAATTTCAACTGCAGGCATTGCTACAGCAGGAACCAGGCCCAAACCTCCCTTTCACTGGAGGGCATCCTGCCTGTTTTGGACCTGCTTCGGAAAAAGGGCGTGGTATACGTAAACTTCGGCGGGGGTGAGCCACTGCTTTACCCAAATCTTTTCGAAGTGGTTTCCCATGCGTCTACCGCGGGTCTCAAGGTTGCCATGAACAGCAATGGATACCTTCTGGATGCCGCGGCGGCCGCAAGGATCGCGTCGACAGGGTTTTCCAGCGTTGGAATCAGCATGGACAGCCCCAGGAGGGAGGTCCATGACCGTTTCAGAAACCAGGAGGGGAGCTTCGACAGAGCCGCAGCCGCCCTGAGGCATCTCAGGTCGGCGGGGGTGCGCACCACGGTCTCGTGCGTGATCAACCGGGGCAACATGGAGGACTGGGAGGGGATGATTCCAATCTGCCGCGAACTTGGGGCCTCCACCCTCTATCTCCACAATTACAAATGTATGGGTACAGGGCTGGTGAACATGGGGGAACTGGACCTGTCGCCGGACGAGTGGGGCAGGTTCTACCGGCACGCCCTTGAGATACAGGGGGAAGTTGACGATGTCGCCCTCTCATTCGATGACCCCATTATGGCTTCCCTGACGGGGTACGCGCAGGAAAACGCGGTGCCGGGAAGTACCTGCGGAAAGCTGAGTCTGCATCTGGAACCCAACGGCGACATAACCCCATGCGGTTTCATCCCGATAGTCATCGGGAACATCCTGTCGGACGATTTCGATGAAATCTGGTTTCATTCCCCTGTTTTGGAGAAGATGAGGTACAAGAATCCTCAGGGTAAATGCGATGGGTGTTCCAGCTACGAATCCTGTCTGGGGGGATGTTCGGCCCGTTCTTTCTCCCTCGCCGGGGATTTTGACCACCCGGACCCGCACTGCTGGGTCAAGGGAGCCGGGAATGGTGATTGA
- a CDS encoding SPASM domain-containing protein, translated as MVIDDMSCDLPWRIHWRLAGADPGPYLAALRQARPLSLVLEVDDPGEVHALGLPWENTSVVVVLEGWRTAPRPFSLTGVSMWEFPVSGLEEAKAAEKTVPKALPPGRVALRWIPGRANLTEFPAILELVHAAGFGLTLPNRPADDITARKGDDPPNFEVFEQNDLYRMRKSADALGSRRLRIHDFILSTLLGIEGPAPQGCGAADSTVFVDGNGVVFPCSSLAVRMGSLVDKTLENIWNSPIRRRIRRDITALPSVCGACDDLPRCLGGCRGAAFHTYGHFGAPDPVCPKGVRSNVQRDKISPESRVQRRKKRTRGHGDQKDVIASD; from the coding sequence ATGGTGATTGACGATATGTCCTGCGATCTCCCATGGAGGATTCATTGGCGCCTGGCGGGGGCGGATCCAGGACCTTATCTCGCCGCGCTCCGTCAGGCCCGCCCCCTTTCCCTCGTTCTGGAGGTTGACGATCCGGGTGAGGTCCATGCCCTGGGCCTTCCATGGGAAAATACCTCGGTGGTGGTGGTTCTGGAGGGGTGGAGAACGGCCCCGCGCCCCTTTTCGCTGACAGGGGTCTCGATGTGGGAATTTCCGGTGTCAGGGCTGGAAGAAGCGAAGGCGGCTGAAAAAACGGTTCCGAAGGCGCTGCCCCCGGGGAGGGTGGCCTTACGCTGGATTCCCGGGAGGGCAAACCTGACGGAGTTTCCCGCCATCCTGGAACTTGTCCATGCTGCCGGGTTCGGCCTTACCTTGCCAAACCGTCCGGCGGATGATATCACGGCCCGAAAAGGGGACGATCCGCCCAATTTCGAGGTCTTTGAACAAAATGACCTGTACCGCATGAGGAAATCGGCGGATGCCCTGGGGAGCCGGCGCCTCAGGATTCACGATTTTATCCTATCCACCCTCCTGGGAATAGAAGGCCCCGCACCCCAGGGGTGCGGGGCTGCCGACTCCACCGTCTTCGTTGACGGCAACGGGGTGGTTTTTCCATGTAGCTCTCTTGCGGTCAGGATGGGGAGCCTGGTGGATAAAACCCTTGAGAATATTTGGAACAGTCCCATCAGGCGGAGGATACGGAGAGACATTACAGCTTTGCCGTCTGTTTGTGGTGCATGTGACGACCTGCCCCGGTGCCTTGGTGGGTGCAGGGGCGCTGCGTTCCATACGTACGGGCACTTCGGCGCACCGGATCCCGTGTGTCCGAAGGGGGTAAGGTCCAATGTCCAACGTGATAAAATCAGTCCAGAGTCCAGAGTCCAGAGAAGGAAAAAACGTACGCGGGGACACGGAGACCAAAAGGATGTCATTGCGAGCGACTGA
- the ribF gene encoding riboflavin biosynthesis protein RibF: MGGWRRFDGLKSIANRTPGCVAAIGNFDGVHVGHQEVFSAGISRSIEMGLPCMVITFDIHPASRLRPREAPCVIMTLEDRLRIIAGLGVDEALVIPFDKNLASRSPEEFAREVLVKGLGAEQVVAGEGWRFGRDRSGDMDLLAELGSEMGFGVTKVPAYTYGGFPVSSTRIRGALNRGDVGLARNLLGRPHFIRGSVDRGEGRGLELGYPTVNLECGEVLLPSGGVYAAGFSCEGNIGPAAVNIGRRPTFGSGPTTFEAHLSGMEGDLYGKEITIFFLARLRDEHPFPDQETLKAQIGRDVERSKRSFSLSVIQGIPL, encoded by the coding sequence ATGGGTGGGTGGAGAAGGTTCGACGGCCTGAAATCAATCGCGAACAGAACACCGGGTTGTGTGGCGGCCATTGGCAACTTCGATGGGGTTCACGTTGGGCATCAGGAGGTTTTTTCGGCCGGTATCAGCAGGTCCATCGAGATGGGTCTGCCCTGTATGGTTATCACATTTGATATACATCCCGCCTCGCGTTTGAGGCCGCGGGAAGCTCCATGTGTCATCATGACCCTGGAGGATCGCCTCAGAATTATCGCCGGGTTGGGGGTGGATGAAGCGCTGGTTATTCCCTTTGACAAAAACCTCGCCTCCCGGTCCCCGGAGGAGTTCGCCAGGGAGGTCCTGGTTAAAGGCCTTGGCGCCGAGCAGGTCGTGGCGGGGGAAGGGTGGCGCTTCGGCAGGGACAGATCCGGCGATATGGACCTGCTCGCCGAACTGGGAAGTGAGATGGGATTTGGGGTGACGAAAGTCCCGGCCTACACTTATGGCGGTTTTCCTGTGAGCAGCACGAGAATACGGGGAGCCCTCAACAGAGGAGACGTGGGCCTGGCCCGGAACCTTCTTGGCAGACCCCACTTCATCCGTGGGTCGGTGGACCGGGGAGAGGGGAGAGGGCTTGAACTCGGATATCCCACCGTCAACCTGGAATGCGGGGAAGTGCTTCTGCCGTCCGGAGGTGTTTACGCGGCCGGATTTTCCTGCGAGGGGAATATTGGTCCCGCCGCCGTCAATATCGGAAGACGCCCCACCTTCGGATCAGGGCCGACAACTTTCGAGGCCCACCTCTCCGGAATGGAAGGGGACCTCTATGGGAAGGAGATCACCATCTTTTTTCTGGCGAGGCTCAGGGATGAGCACCCCTTTCCGGACCAGGAAACGCTCAAGGCCCAGATCGGGAGGGACGTTGAGCGATCGAAACGGTCCTTTTCCCTATCCGTCATACAGGGAATTCCCCTGTGA
- a CDS encoding YedE-related selenium metabolism membrane protein, whose product MRWPRGDAPVIILSGLSLGFLGAALAFWGNPANSGICISCFMENLAGALHLHDDARMAYLRPELVGFVGGSLMMAFAGREFRSRSGKIPLLGFVMGIFLIVGSSVFMGCPIKMMLRLGAGDLTAVAGFLGLAAGVWAGVFFLRAGLDLGGVSPSRVPFQGLLLPGLFIIVLAVPFVFPGSLASSVTGPGARHAPLAVSLAAGVVIGALAQRSRFCVTGSFSNLYLARDMGLMRGLLALLVSAVGLNLALGMFHLGMLDQPGSHPDHFWNFLSMGMVGLGSVMVGGCPFRQLILSGEGSVDAAVVTLGMLTGGGIVHQWGIASTSAGPTPAGKAAVLLGLFFCLAIARFYGSGEVGMNKGVGAHR is encoded by the coding sequence ATGAGGTGGCCCAGGGGCGATGCCCCGGTCATTATCCTGAGCGGCCTCAGCCTGGGGTTTTTGGGGGCTGCCCTCGCTTTTTGGGGTAATCCGGCCAACTCCGGAATCTGCATCTCCTGTTTCATGGAAAATCTTGCCGGCGCCCTTCATCTTCACGATGACGCCCGCATGGCCTACCTCAGGCCGGAACTGGTAGGATTCGTCGGCGGGTCTTTGATGATGGCCTTTGCCGGCAGGGAATTCCGTTCCCGATCGGGAAAGATCCCCCTTCTTGGATTTGTCATGGGGATATTTCTTATCGTCGGTTCCTCCGTCTTCATGGGTTGTCCCATTAAGATGATGCTGCGCCTTGGCGCAGGAGACCTGACGGCAGTGGCAGGTTTTCTGGGGCTGGCGGCCGGCGTCTGGGCAGGGGTATTTTTTCTGCGGGCGGGTCTTGATCTCGGAGGTGTGTCTCCCTCACGGGTGCCCTTTCAGGGGCTCCTTCTTCCCGGACTTTTCATCATCGTGCTGGCCGTCCCCTTCGTTTTCCCGGGTTCATTGGCATCGAGCGTGACAGGGCCCGGCGCACGCCACGCCCCCCTGGCTGTGTCCCTGGCGGCCGGTGTCGTCATTGGGGCGCTGGCACAACGATCACGGTTTTGTGTGACGGGGAGTTTTTCCAACCTGTACCTCGCCCGCGACATGGGCCTTATGCGCGGTCTTCTGGCGCTCCTGGTCTCCGCTGTGGGGTTGAACCTGGCACTTGGGATGTTTCATCTGGGGATGCTGGATCAGCCAGGTTCCCATCCGGACCATTTCTGGAACTTTTTGAGCATGGGTATGGTGGGCCTCGGCTCCGTCATGGTGGGGGGCTGCCCCTTCCGGCAGCTTATTCTCTCCGGGGAGGGATCCGTGGATGCGGCGGTCGTTACGCTCGGCATGCTGACGGGTGGGGGGATCGTTCATCAGTGGGGCATCGCCAGTACATCGGCCGGGCCCACGCCGGCCGGGAAGGCTGCGGTGCTGCTGGGCCTGTTCTTCTGTCTCGCCATAGCCCGGTTCTATGGATCAGGGGAGGTGGGAATGAATAAGGGCGTAGGGGCGCATCGATGA